The following are from one region of the Neurospora crassa OR74A linkage group III, whole genome shotgun sequence genome:
- a CDS encoding aminomethyl transferase: protein MQPATRSIAVAGPASAALRTATTPFICLGCRSVQRKQQRRLFSSTVSTQTDLRAGLTKLTSRRLISVSGPDASKFLQGVITNNINAPHNANGFYTGFLTAQGRVVHDVIIYPDDLGPEPGKQSFLIEVDADEAATLHKHIKRYKLRSKFNLKLLDPEERALYHSWNDVDQAGPWTKLIDEVQNAGNARAVPDPRVPAFGSRVVVNQTSSSSPLTDGDLTPESSYHLRRFLLGIPEGQSEIISGTALPLESNMDVMNGIDFRKGCYVGQELTIRTKHRGVVRKRILPCILYYEGAAPEIPADGPGQLEALEKLLKPEVEQGVKAEMIPQGASIDKVDKKSRSAPGKWLRGIGNVGLALCRLEVMTDTVLPGETPGTYSPEQDFVVSLGGEEGSEVEAKKVKVKAFVPFWLKDVWRIEAEKAEEERRMREELLRDRGLDVE from the coding sequence atgcAGCCGGCTACCAGATCGATAGCCGTCGCCGGCCCGGCCTCTGCGGCCTTGCGCACAGCTACCACTCCATTCATCTGCCTTGGCTGCCGGTCCGTGCAACGGAAGCAACAACGGCGACTATTCTCGAGCACCGTCTCTACCCAAACGGATCTTCGCGCCGGCCTCACAAAACTCACATCGCGGCGCTTGATCTCCGTCTCCGGTCCGGATGCTTCCAAATTCCTTCAGGGtgtcatcaccaacaacatcaacgcTCCACACAATGCCAACGGCTTTTATACCGGCTTCCTGACAGCCCAGGGCCGGGTGGTCCACGATGTCATCATCTACCCGGATGACCTGGGTCCAGAGCCAGGCAAGCAGAGCTTCCTGATCGAGGTTGACGCCGACGAGGCCGCGACACTTCACAAGCACATCAAGCGTTACAAGCTGCGCTCCAAGTTCAACTTGAAGTTGCTAGACCCGGAGGAGCGTGCTCTATATCACTCATGGAACGATGTAGACCAGGCCGGACCATGGACTAAGCTGATCGACGAAGTGCAAAACGCTGGCAACGCAAGGGCTGTCCCGGACCCGCGTGTTCCGGCCTTCGGCTCCCGTGTGGTCGTCAAccagacctcctcttcctcgccacTAACAGACGGCGACCTGACACCCGAATCGTCTTACCACCTCCGCCGTTTCCTCCTCGGCATCCCCGAAGGCCAGTCCGAGATCATCTCCGGCACCGCTCTCCCTCTCGAGTCCAACATGGACGTGATGAACGGTATTGACTTCCGCAAGGGCTGCTACGTCGGCCAAGAGCTTACCATCCGCACCAAGCATCGTGGTGTTGTCCGCAAGCGCATCCTTCCTTGCATCCTCTATTACGAGGGTGCCGCCCCGGAGATCCCGGCTGACGGACCTGGGCAACTGGAAGCGCTGGAGAAGCTCTTGAAGCCTGAAGTCGAGCAGGGAGTCAAGGCAGAGATGATTCCCCAAGGTGCGAGCATCGACAAGGTGGACAAGAAGTCTAGGAGTGCCCCCGGCAAGTGGCTGAGGGGTATTGGCAACGTCGGACTGGCGCTGTGCAGGTTGGAGGTGATGACGGATACCGTCTTGCCAGGTGAGACACCGGGCACGTATAGCCCTGAGCAGGACTTCGTCGTCAGTTtagggggagaggaggggagtgAAGTCGAGGCAAAGAAGGTCAAAGTCAAGGCCTTTGTGCCGTTTTGGCTGAAGGATGTGTGGAGAATCGAAGcggagaaggcggaagaggagagaaggatGAGGGAGGAGCTGTTGAGGGATCGGGGATTGGATGTTGAATAA